DNA sequence from the candidate division WOR-3 bacterium genome:
ACCCATTTTATATCCCAGATTGCCAACACTAATAATGGAATTAATAAAATAAAAAGAAATCTTTTCATTATCTTATATAATGATTTAAATCTGATAAAAAGTCAATATAAAAATAAAAGAGGGGGCTTTTATGCCCCCTCTTGCTTTTTAGTATAGGAAAACAGCTACTTCTTTTCTATGAGATTAAGCACCTTTTCTCTTTCTGGTTGAGGAAGTGGCACAAAACCAACTTCTTCAATTATCGCATCACCTTTTGTCAACTCCCATTTAATAAAGTCTCTTAAGATTTTACCTTTATTAAAATAGAAATATTCTTTATTAACAATATGATATAATGGTCTTGCTAATGGATATTTAGAAAGATTATTAATATCCAAAGGAGTATAATATTTTCCATCTTTCTCATTCTTTATCTTTAGAACCTTTATTCCTTTTATTCCTTTAATATATCCCAAACCAACATAACCAATTCCGCCTTTGTCTTGAGATACCGCATCAACAATTGCTGCTGTTCCTGCCATCTGTTTCATATCCGGTGAATAATCTCCTTTTAAAACTATTTCTTTAAAAAACTCATAAGTTCCGGATGCGGGATTTCTGCCATAAAGAGAAATTTCCTTATCAAAAGATTTCACTTCTCTCCAGTTTTTTATTTTTCTTTGATAAATATCTTTCAATTCGCTTATTGTCAAACTTTCGATTGGATTATTTTCGTTTACAATAATGCATAATAAATCATAGGCAATTGGAATTTCTAAGTATTCTACATTACTTTCTTTTAATTT
Encoded proteins:
- a CDS encoding PstS family phosphate ABC transporter substrate-binding protein; its protein translation is MRRFILLFALFLLLLNCPRQETLVIKGSDTMVNLVSALVEKFLKENPKANITVMGGGSGVGIAGLIDKEVMCANSSRELKEEEKNKLKESNVEYLEIPIAYDLLCIIVNENNPIESLTISELKDIYQRKIKNWREVKSFDKEISLYGRNPASGTYEFFKEIVLKGDYSPDMKQMAGTAAIVDAVSQDKGGIGYVGLGYIKGIKGIKVLKIKNEKDGKYYTPLDINNLSKYPLARPLYHIVNKEYFYFNKGKILRDFIKWELTKGDAIIEEVGFVPLPQPEREKVLNLIEKK